The sequence GTTTTGACAGGGGTGACATTTTTATCCAAACTGTTGACTCAAGCTCATCTTAAACAAATGTCTGCCTGCAATCTAACTTATGTTGTGAATGTCCACAATTTGATAGATTATGTGAATGAACAAACTTTACAagactttattttcttattagagTTGTATAGATGTATAGTTCTGATGATTTACCATAGTGTTGCTGATTAAAGTTGTACAGAGAGAAATAACAAAGGATCATAGTTAGATTTGAAtgtcaagttcatcatatatgcataatagataagtttatatattttattttgtatgtatCTTTGACACAGCTGCACACTGtatattagttttaaaaaaagaatgaaatattatcTAGTGCTTAAACACTACTTCTGATTGATTGTGGTATTCTGACTAAGATGGTCAACAAAAGGGGACTCTTCTTTCgatgaattttttgttatcaTTTGGATCCTTATATAGATAATTGAAGAAACATAAATCACTATCCAGACAACTACATAGTGAGTCTTATAAAAGGACTACCTATAAACTGAATGCATCCAAACGACAACtcattcatattaaattttagtttttatttatactGTTATTGTTTCATATTCTTGCTAATAACCAAGGTAATAAAATGTTAAAACCAGTGTTTTAAAAGGCGGAGACGTGAGGCGAGACGTTTTATACAATATGGGGCGAGGCGTAAGCCTCAAGACACGGGGTGTAAGTCCCATCGATCTACGAGGCGTAGTCAcatgtatattcaattttatggtattattactaataaaataagctAAAGTaaacttttcaataaattatgatttttatttgagataaagtgttaatattcaattatgaagaaaaatgattatcattattgtttgagaaatatcattacaacaataataaaaatataatttagagaaaaaaaatttaaaaagtacaTTAAGAACGCCCGGGCGTATGTTTTTATGCCCAAGACTTATGTTTTTATGTTCAGGGCGTACGCCGCATATTTTAGGACTTACGCCTTATGGATCTACGTTTTTTATTTACACCCTAGAGCGTTTTTGATACGCACGCCTCGAAACTCGCCTTGGGACTCGCCCCAAAAACGTTTTTGAAAACACTGGTTAAAATATTGCAGGCCCCTGCTATTATAACCTCACCACCAAGGCCTAGTTGATATTCACTTGAAGTAAGCCTTGCTCTTCATTTCTTTCTCTTACTTAGTTCAGGATTTAAGTTCTGAGGTAGTTTGTTTACTCAATCTAACTATGATGAAGATTGTTGTCATTATCTGGGGACTATTCGAGCTATATCCTTTTTTATGAGATTGGTGAAATGTTTGGAGAATTCTGATTCTGTTGTTGTGGGTGTTTCTCTGATTAGTTCTTGCTGGAGGAATACATTCTAAATTTTAACTTGTTTATGGGTTTTATTTTCTAGAATAATACATTTTAGCctttaactttttatttgattttatttgctAGAGGAATTGTTGTACTTATAGAGGAAAGTCATGTggttttcttaaaaaatgtcTTATTGTTATAAAGATTCTTGCCAACTGCTTGTTCAGTAGATTAAACTATTAGCcaaatcaaatataaacaaCTACATAGTAGTCAAGAACCTCTAAGATTAAATTTATTAGCTAACAGCTTATTCACTAGAAAGCTTTTCAAGTAATGTGCTTCTGTTTGTTGCTGATGAAATGAAGTATTGGCCcgaaataattttctttctctAGTTTCTCACACACTGGAAAGTGTTGTTGTACTGGAAATTAATTGCAATGATTCAATCGTTTTGTTTGTCATCAATTTTGTGagattaatataataatgagaTAGTTTCAAAAAGTTAACTGTAACCAGAATGCTTCAGTAAGTTGATTTAAATCAGAATGCTTTGATTGTTCTATAAGTTTACTAAAATTAGAATGTTTCAGTAACTGTTTTGTAAGTTGATTATAGTTAATAATTGCTTTaatagttcataatttttttttcagtttacCTAGTGAAGAACTTTAGAAATTGTTCTTGTTTTACCAATATGCATGTTTTGTTcgaatttgatgaatatgaagtGAGTACCTTCTCGTCCACGGTTTGTGcttattactattttttgtaaatttaaacATTATTAGGAACATGAATAATCTAGAGCGTGGTTGAATGTATGATAGCTTGGATGGCCAACTCAAACTATCAGCCAAACCATATGAGATACCTCCAGCTACACCAAATCAGAGTCACCTAGTTGGTCAGGGTCTTTCTACTCATAGCAATGTTCCAACAGTTCATACCAATACAGTTGTTGAAGGTGAAACCAACACAAGTCATACGAGGACCCttatttttctaacttttgaagGTTAGtccattattttgattttattcctAAACTTTTTTCTACTTACTGTGTTGAACAACAATATAGTATAGGCCAGAACCTTCTAAATATGCTCtagttttatataattaatttagaaaaagaccaaaacacccttaacaaATCCGTATTTGGAACTTTCTGTGCTCAACAATCCAACTTCCGAAAGTCATATCTCCTTATACTTCCTCGGAGATTCGCAAACTTGGCgtcgttggaaagatcttccaACGACCTTTCCATCCATAACTCACCCAAACTCCTTTTGAGAGGGAAGTaatggccgtttgaaaattaCCAAGACTCGcttttgaaatctggaaattttccagatttcccaaCTTCTTTCCAAATTAGtttattcttgtttttcttagtttatccttagttaattcaagttatgagatgttacacacacacatgattaaaaagaaaaagtcatCTTCAAGGTAGAACAATACTCATACTCAACAAAAGGATCTGATATATTGCTGAATCATCTTTGTTGGTTTTAAGTTTTGTGTTTAccatttttataagttttaacaatttgaaaattCTCAAGAATTCTTGCAATGACTAACAAAAGGTGAAGAATCATCCTCAAGAACAGAAGGACCTGATAGAGCCACTATTAAAAAAACAACCTTTAGCGACGGACACAATTCGTCACTAATCATGATTAGTGACGAATTAGCAATAAATTATTGACTATTGCTATTACACTCGTTAGTAAGCTCTTGCTGACGAAAAATGAGTTCCGTCACAAGTTTAGCGACGtcataacaataaaatattttcgtCACCACTTGTTAACGACGAATTTAGtcgtcattatatatatataatattgttgctaatttataattatataacgAAAAAATGCACAAGTTTAGCGACGTCATAGTTAAGAGACATTTTCGTCGCCACATGTTAGCGACGGACTGATtcgtcattatatttatatagttggTTGCTAATTTCATAAGTCATTTCATCATTTTGGATAAATTTATGACCAAATTTCTGTTGAAACATATTCTATTACAATATATTAAGGCTTTAATAATTCTTCGTTTATCCATCGCCAACATTCTTTTCATAGCAACGACCAAATAGTCGCTAAATTTgttgctaaaaattattttatttggtgattttaaatatgcactgctcaaataaaataaattataattactaaatactccaaaaattaacaaacattcatataatataatactcaTAGAGGattcataatataaatagaTAACTCCAAAACcacatatttttagttaaagATATCCAACGAAAAACATCAAGTACTCTTCAATGAATCTACGTTCATCAAAATGTTACTATGCAATTtgtattttccaaaaaatattactttatcAGAAACTAAAGTTGTGGGACACTAAGGGATACAATCGTCACTTGAAATTGTGGTATCAACCTCATTCACATTAGTAGCAGGAGACACTATGGGTGTCACAATCGATGGATTTCCGGATGGAGTAATCGATGCTTGCACCTGCTTAACAATAATAAGAACAAGATGACTAGTGAGTGCAGGCATCATTTGCTTTACAAACTCATCCATATTTGTATCGATGTTGATTAAGAAAATGGAGGTGGTAATGATGAATGGCCACAAAGATTGTGCCCATAGTAATTTTTTGCTTCAGATCCAAGACCTTATATCcttctcccccccccccctcccgcAACTTGGTAATATGCTTCACATTGATCAATATCAGTTTGAGAACCTACTTTTTCCCgtaatatttcttcatatttttcctataataaGTAGAGAAAACTAGAAAGCATTAAAGATAGGGaacaaaacaaattttgaagaaaactaCAACAAAATACAGAAGCTTTTAAGCTTAAAGGGCATGTCCTTTGTTTTTCCAGGAAAGAACTATGTTGTTGCAGCAAGATAGAATATCTGGTTTCCATGTGCATGTAATAATCTATCAACATATATAAGTTCATGTCATTCTTCTACTACCCTATCTTCGACCATAAACCATAACAAATTTTAGAAGGACACATAAATCTTCAACCATAAAGGCTAGCAGCATTCAATCGAACAccatagagattgtaacacacTTACTGAGTTTCCACCTACAATTTTAAACTTTTGCAGTACATGATATTCAGAAAACAACagggaaaatatgaaaagatgttGGATGTGTATGACTTCAgagttatttttgtttgaaatcatTACAGGGAGatcgataaaaataaaaaatgacatccTCCTTCTACAAAATCAGGTACCATAAACACACTTATCATCTGCCTTTTTATCATTACCTTTCAATAGCTATGTGAAATACGAAGTGAATAAGCTCAAAGGAGTACATAGCAAATGAGAAAACATCAGATGGATTTGTGAACTTTTAAATACTGCAATAAGATGCACATCCAGAAAACAACAGAGGCTAAAATGTACAGGTCATTCGTTTCTTCTAGATGCAAAAACTGTAAAGTTATCTATCAAAACTCAAATAAGAAGAATGTTATGTAGTTATTGGTGCGTATTCTTGATTTTTAGGTATTACTATGCAATAATCAAAGCTGAGAACATGTCACAAAGGAGCTTCCTGTGGCTTCACCAGACTAAGCAGAAGAAGTGATTGCTCGTGGAGAGACTTGCCTTCATTTAGCCGTCAAGAATCATCAGTTTGAAGCATTCAATTTATAACTTGACAACCAACAGAATTTTAACAATTATGATCTTTTAAACAAGAAGGATATACAAGGAAACACTATTTTGCATCTTGCTGCAACTAAACAGTAAGAGACAAGTATCTTTGAACAAGAAACTTGCAAGTGTTGGTTGTTGTAGTTCAAGATCCATCAAATGAAAGATCCAGGAGTGAACAAACAAGGGACCATCCTCATTCTATTGTTAAGAAGCTTCACGATTTCTCGAAGTATAATAAAACCATAGATTGTCCAGGAAAAGTAAGAGACACCATTCTTGTGACAGCCataaagattaaaattattgaaaaaatttgtTTAGGGTTTTTAAACAAACATTACCCGCCAGCCAAAATTCCTCAAAGAAATTCAACATTCACAACAAGGAACAAGATGAATTTTGGAAAAAGAGAAGCGTCAATTCCTCAAGAATTAACATTTGATATTTTCTCATGGCTTCCTGCTAAGTCGCTAATGCATTTCAAATGTGTTTCCCGACTATGTAATTCAATAGATTTTGTGGATATCCATACTTGTCGTTCTAAGACCCGTTCTGGTGGAACAAAGTTCTTTGTCCATGAAAGTAATGCTTTTTACACGACTGTTTAAAAGGAACATGGAAATATCTCTGCCTCCCTATTTCAAACATTGAGATATGATGGACACTATAGTTGTTCAAATTCTTTGTTGGATTCAGTTAATGGTTTATTTCGCATTTGGGTACCATCATTTATGTGACTTGCTGCAATTTACAATCCCAGCACAAGGGAAGTAAGATTTATTCCCTactcaaattaatatatttcttgGCATAAGTATTCATTAGGTTTTGAGCCACAAGAGAAGAAATACAAAGTTTTTTTCTCGGCAACACTACCACAAGGGTATAGAAAACAATGAGTTTTAACTTTAGGAACAAATGAATCATGGAGAGAGACATAAAGCGTTCTTCCTTTTCCTCCGCATCTATGCGTAACGTTTGCATTAGCGAAGTTATCTATCAGTTTGTTATCAATCAGGAGCATGTTATAGCAGCAATTGAtgtcaaatctgaaaatttcgaAATTATTACATGGTGGTATGCATTTCACTGGGTGGTTACTTACGAGTTGTTAGAGGTGAATGATAAATTAGGGGTTATATATCATGGGTGTTGGATAGATGGATTCTTTGACTTATGGATTTTCAAGAAGACTCAGGAAAAAGAATGGCATAGACATATGATTCGATTTCCTTCAATGTGGAAAAACGTAGTGTCTAGACCTACATCATCCTACATGTCCGGTGATGCGGAGATTGTATTCGTGCTTAACTTATATTCAGTTGCTTTATGTTCGTGTTATGATGTCAATACAAAAATTAGGAGAGAATTAGGAATCAAGCAGCTTCCTGAGAAGACCAATATCAAAGGCATTTATAGTTATATAGAAAGACTAGTCATGTAGAGGCGTTAGTTTGTTCTGTATGCACTTTGGCATGTGATTAGCTGAACAAAGCTTATATTGTCAAATTGTAATATAAGATGGAAAACATGACTCTCGTTGAGTAATTTTTTACTTGTCCTTGGGATGATCTATATGTCgaaattgagattttttttttgtgattgtgAGAACTTGCAATCATATTGCACAATCATACTCTGAGTTCAGGGGACACCAATGATAATGTCTCTCCCGTTTTCTTTTTGGATTCTTCTCTAAAATCCACAAATCCAAGTTTCCAATATATCATAACAGTATATTGACTAATGAGATGCATTCCACAATACAATGCCATATGTTGAATATGTATGGACGGCATGAACACATTCTCTGTGCAGTGCCTCTATATTAAATCCTTTTGATCTCAAAAGTTTGATGTTATGGTTCCATTTTCAATTACTAAGGGAGTATCTTTTTGAATCCAGATGCATATGAGGAACTCTATTGCACGCGATCATATGGATAATTTTTGTCCGTTTGATCTTGTCActacccaaaaccgagccgcgactggcacccacacttaccctcctatgtgagcgaaccaaccaatctaaatcctaacatttcaatataatgtcAACAGAatgtaatgcggaagacttaaactcattaataaaaaccaattcaataacttctaaaattcaacatctattattccccaaaacctggaagtcatcaccacaagaacatctatgatcaaattactaaNNNNNNNNNNNNNNNNNNNNNNNNNNNNNNNNNNNNNNNNNNNNNNNNNNNNNNNNNNNNNNNNNNNNNNNNNNNNNNNNNNNNNNNNNNNNNNNNNNNNNNNNNNNNNNNNNNNNNNNNNNNNNNNNNNNNNNNNNNNNNNNNNNNNNNNNNNNNNNNNNNNNNNNNNNNNNNNNNNNNNNNNNNNNNNNNNNNNNNNNNNNNNNNNNNNNNNNNNNNNNNNNNNNNNNNNNNNNNNNNNNNNNNNNNNNNNNNNNNNNNNNNNNNNNNNNNNNNNNNNNNNNNNNNNNNNNNNNNNNNNNNNNNNNNNNNNNNNNNNNNNNNNNNNNNNNNNNNNNNNNNNNNNNNNNNNNNNNNNNNNNNNNNNNNNNNNNNNNNNNNNNNNNNNNNNNNNNNNNNNNNNNNNNNNNNNNNNNNNNNNNNNNNNNNNNNNNNNNNNNNNNNNNNNNNNNNNNNNNNNNNNNNNNNNNNNNNNNNNNNNNNNNNNNNNNNNNNNNNNNNNNNNNNNNNNNNNNNNNNNNNNNNNNNNNNNNNNNNNNNNNNNNNNNNNNNNNNNNNNNNNNNNNNNNNNNNNNNNNNNNNNNNNNNNNNNNNNNNNNNNNNNNNNNNNNNNNNNNNNNNNNNNNNNNNNNNNNNNNNNNNNNNNNNNNNNNNNNNNNNNNNNNNNNNNNNNNNNNNNNNNNNNNNNNNNNNNNNNNNNNNNNNNNNNNNNNNNNNNNNNNNNNNNNNNNNNNNNNNNNNNNNNNNNNNNNNNNNNNNNNNNNNNNNNNNNNNNNNNNNNNNNNNNNNNNNNNNNNNNNNNNNNNNNNNNNNNNNNNNNNNNNNNNNNNNNNNNNNNNNNNNNNNNNNNNNNNNNNNNNNNNNNNNNNNNNNNNNNNNNNNNNNNNNNNNNNNNNNNNNNNNNNNNNNNNNNNNNNNNNNNNNNNNNNNNNNNNNNNNNNNNNNNNNNNNNNNNNNNNNNNNNNNNNNNNNNNNNNNNNNNNNNNNNNNNNNNNNNNNNNNNNNNNNNNNNNNNNNNNNNNNNNNNNNNNNNNNNNNNNNNNNNNNNNNNNNNNNNNNNNNNNNNNNNNNNNNNNNNNNNNNNNNNNNNNNNNNNNNNNNNNNNNNNNNNNNNNNNNNNNNNNNNNNNNNNNNNNNNNNNNNNNNNNNNNNNNNNNNNNNNNNNNNNNNNNNNNNNNNNNNNNNNNNNNNNNNNNNNNNNNNNNNNNNNNNNNNNNNNNNNNNNNNNNNNNNNNNNNNNNNNNNNNNNNNNNNNNNNNNNNNNNNNNNNNNNNNNNNNNNNNNNNNNNNNNNNNNNNNNNNNNNNNNNNNNNNNNNNNNNNNNNNNNNNNNNNNNNNNNNNNNNNNNNNNNNNNNNNNNNNNNNNNNNNNNNNNNNNNNNNNNNNNNNNNNNNNNNNNNNNNNNNNNNNNNNNNNNNNNNNNNNNNNNNNNNNNNNNNNNNNNNNNNNNNNNNNNNNNNNNNNNNNNNNNNNNNNNNNNNNNNNNNNNNNNNNNNNNNNNNNNNNNNNNNNNNNNNNNNNNNNNNNNNNNNNNNNNNNNNNNNNNNNNNNNNNNNNNNNNNNNNNNNNNNNNNNNNNNNNNNNNNNNNNNNNNNNNNNNNNNNNNNNNNNNNNNNNNNNNNNNNNNNNNNNNNNNNNNNNNNNNNNNNNNNNNNNNNNNNNNNNNNNNNNNNNNNNNNNNNNNNNNNNNNNNNNNNNNNNNNNNNNNNNNNNNNNNNNNNNNNNNNNNNNNNNNNNNNNNNNNNNNNNNNNNNNNNNNNNNNNNNNNNNNNNNNNNNNNNNNNNNNNNNNNNNNNNNNNNNNNNNNNNNNNNNNNNNNNNNNNNNNNNNNNNNNNNNNNNNNNNNNNNNNNNNNNNNNNNNNNNNNNNNNNNNNNNNNNNNNNNNNNNNNNNNNNNNNNNNNNNNNNNNNNNNNNNNNNNNNNNNNNNNNNNNNNNNNNNNNNNNNNNNNNNNNNNNNNNNNNNNNNNNNNNNNNNNNNNNNNNNNNNNNNNNNNNNNNNNNNNNNNNNNNNNNNNNNNNNNNNNNNNNNNNNNNNNNNNNNNNNNNNNNNNNNNNNNNNNNNNNNNNNNNNNNNNNNNNNNNNNNNNNNNNNNNNNNNNNNNNNNNNNNNNNNNNNNNNNNNNNNNNNNNNNNNNNNNNNNNNNNNNNNNNNNNNNNNNNNNNNNNNNNNNNNNNNNNNNNNNNNNNNNNNNNNNNNNNNNNNNNNNNNNNNNNNNNNNNNNNNNNNNNNNNNNNNNNNNNNNNNNNNNNNNNNNNNNNNNNNNNNNNNNNNNNNNNNNNNNNNNNNNNNNNNNNNNNNNNNNNNNNNNNNNNNNNNNNNNNNNNNNNNNNNNNNNNNNNNNNNNNNNNNNNNNNNNNNNNNNNNNNNNNNNNNNNNNNNNNNNNNNNNNNNNNNNNNNNNNNNNNNNNNNNNNNNNNNNNNNNNNNNNNNNNNNNNNNNNNNNNNNNNNNNNNNNNNNNNNNNNNNNNNNNNNNNNNNNNNNNNNNNNNNNNNNNNNNNNNNNNNNNNNNNNNNNNNNNNNNNNNNNNNNNNNNNNNNNNNNNNNNNNNNNNNNNNNNNNNNNNNNNNNNNNNNNNNNNNNNNNNNNNNNNNNNNNNNNNNNNNNNNNNNNNNNNNNNNNNNNNNNNNNNNNNNNNNNNNNNNNNNNNNNNNNNNNNNNNNNNNNNNNNNNNNNNNNNNNNNNNNNNNNNNNNNNNNNNNNNNNNNNNNNNNNNNNNNNNNNNNNNNNNNNNNNNNNNNNNNNNNNNNNNNNNNNNNNNNNNNNNNNNNNNNNNNNNNNNNNNNNNNNNNNNNNNNNNNNNNNNNNNNNNNNNNNNNNNNNNNNNNNNNNNNNNNNNNNNNNNNNNNNNNNNNNNNNNNNNNNNNNNNNNNNNNNNNNNNNNNNNNNNNNNNNNNNNNNNNNNNNNNNNNNNNNNNNNNNNNNNNNNNNNNNNNNNNNNNNNNNNNNNNNNNNNNNNNNNNNNNNNNNNNNNNNNNNNNNNNNNNNNNNNNNNNNNNNNNNNNNNNNNNNNNNNNNNNNNNNNNNNNNNNNNNNNNNNNNNNNNNNNNNNNNNNNNNNNNNNNNNNNNNNNNNNNNNNNNNNNNNNNNNNNNNNNNNNNNNNNNNNNNNNNNNNNNNNNNNNNNNNNNNNNNNNNNNNNNNNNNNNNNNNNNNNNNNNNNNNNNNNNNNNNNNNNNNNNNNNNNNNNNNNNNNNNNNNNNNNNNNNNNNNNNNNNNNNNNNNNNNNNNNNNNNNNNNNNNNNNNNNNNNNNNNNNNNNNNNNNNNNNNNNNNNNNNNNNNNNNNNNNNNNNNNNNNNNNNNNNNNNNNNNNNNNNNNNNNNNNNNNNNNNNNNNNNNNNNNNNNNNNNNNNNNNNNNNNNNNNNNNNNNNNNNNNNNNNNNNNNNNNNNNNNNNNNNNNNNNNNNNNNNNNNNNNNNNNNNNNNNNNNNNNNNNNNNNNNNNNNNNNNNNNNNNNNNNNNNNNNNNNNNNNNNNNNNNNNNNNNNNNNNNNNNNNNNNNNNNNNNNNNNNNNNNNNNNNNNNNNNNNNNNNNNNNNNNNNNNNNNNNNNNNNNNNNNNNNNNNNNNNNNNNNNNNNNNNNNNNNNNNNNNNNNNNNNNNNNNNNNNNNNNNNNNNNNNNNNNNNNNNNNNNNNNNNNNNNNNNNNNNNNNNNNNNNNNNNNNNNNNNNNNNNNNNNNNNNNNNNNNNNNNNNNNNNNNNNNNNNNNNNNNNNNNNNNNNNNNNNNNNNNNNNNNNNNNNNNNNNNNNNNNNNNNNNNNNNNNNNNNNNNNNNNNNNNNNNNNNNNNNNNNNNNNNNNNNNNNNNNNNNNNNNNNNNNNNNNNNNNNNNNNNNNNNNNNNNNNNNNNNNNNNNNNNNNNNNNNNNNNNNNNNNNNNNNNNNNNNNNNNNNNNNNNNNNNNNNNNNNNNNNNNNNNNNNNNNNNNNNNNNNNNNNNNNNNNNNNNNNNNNNNNNNNNNNNNNNNNNNNNNNNNNNNNNNNNNNNNNNNNNNNNNNNNNNNNNNNNNNNNNNNNNNNNNNNNNNNNNNNNNNNNNNNNNNNNNNNNNNNNNNNNNNNNNNNNNNNNNNNNNNNNNNNNNNNNNNNNNNNNNNNNNNNNNNNNNNNNNNNNNNNNNNNNNNNNNNNNNNNNNNNNNNNNNNNNNNNNNNNNNNNNNNNNNNNNNNNNNNNNNNNNNNNNNNNNNNNNNNNNNNNNNNNNNNNNNNNNNNNNNNNNNNNNNNNNNNNNNNNNNNNNNNNNNNNNNNNNNNNNNNNNNNNNNNNNNNNNNNNNNNNNNNNNNNNNNNNNNNNNNNNNNNNNNNNNNNNNNNNNNNNNNNNNNNNNNNNNNNNNNNNNNNNNNNNNNNNNNNNNNNNNNNNNNNNNNNNNNNNNNNNNNNNNNNNNNNNNNNNNNNNNNNNNNNNNNNNNNNNNNNNNNNNNNNNNNNNNNNNNNNNNNNNNNNNNNNNNNNNNNNNNNNNNNNNNNNNNNNNNNNNNNNNNNNNNNNNNNNNNNNNNNNNNNNNNNNNNNNNNNNNNNNNNNNNNNNNNNNNNNNNNNNNNNNNNNNNNNNNNNNNNNNNNNNNNNNNNNNNNNNNNNNNNNNNNNNNNNNNNNNNNNNNNNNNNNNNNNNNNNNNNNNNNNNNNNNNNNNNNNNNNNNNNNNNNNNNNNNNNNNNNNNNNNNNNNNNNNNNNNNNNNNNNNNNNNNNNNNNNNNNNNNNNNNNNNNNNNNNNNNNNNNNNNNNNNNNNNNNNNNNNNNNNNNNNNNNNNNNNNNNNNNNNNNNNNNNNNNNNNNNNNNNNNNNNNNNNNNNNNNNNNNNNNNNNNNNNNNNNNNNNNNNNNNNNNNNNNNNNNNNNNNNNNNNNNNNNNNNNNNNNNNNNNNNNNNNNNNNNNNNNNNNNNNNNNNNNNNNNNNNNNNNNNNNNNNNNNNNNNNNNNNNNNNNNNNNNNNNNNNNNNNNNNNNNNNNNNNNNNNNNNNNNNNNNNNNNNNNNNNNNNNNNNNNNNNNNNNNNNNNNNNNNNNNNNNNNNNNNNNNNNNNNNNNNNNNNNNNNNNNNNNNNNNNNNNNNNNNNNNNNNNNNNNNNNNNNNNNNNNNNNNNNNNNNNNNNNNNNNNNNNNNNNNNNNNNNNNNNNNNNNNNNNNNNNNNNNNNNNNNNNNNNNNNNNNNNNNN comes from Solanum pennellii chromosome 1, SPENNV200 and encodes:
- the LOC107020295 gene encoding F-box protein At5g65850-like, whose product is MERDIKRSSFSSASMRNVCISEVIYQFVINQEHVIAAIDVKSENFEIITWWYAFHWVVTYELLEVNDKLGVIYHGCWIDGFFDLWIFKKTQEKEWHRHMIRFPSMWKNVVSRPTSSYMSGDAEIVFVLNLYSVALCSCYDVNTKIRRELGIKQLPEKTNIKGIYSYIERLVM